From a single Eremothecium sinecaudum strain ATCC 58844 chromosome III, complete sequence genomic region:
- the KGD1 gene encoding alpha-ketoglutarate dehydrogenase KGD1 (Syntenic homolog of Ashbya gossypii AER374C; Syntenic homolog of Saccharomyces cerevisiae YIL125W (KGD1)), whose product MLRILKGSQSSVLRNSLRNRFSHTNGSFVSLRFSASSAPAHDTFLSTSNVGYIEEMYTAWQKDPESVHVSWNAYFKNMGNLNIPASSAFTAPPTLIPTPTGPGVNPVMPMEGAALSANVDNSVLLHLKVQLLCRAYQVRGHQKAHIDPLGFSFGDDKSKPLPRELTLEYYGFTEKDLDHEVQLGPGILPRFARDGRTTMKLREIIAALEKLYCSSYGIEYVHIPSKEQCEWLRERIEIQKPYEYSVQQKKQIFDRLTWATTLEVFLAAKFPNVKRFGLEGLEGIVPGIKSLIDRSVELGVEDVVMGMAHRGRLNVLSNVVHKPNESIFSEFKGSFSPDDSEGSGDVQYHLGMNYQRPTASGKYVNLSLVGNPSHLESQDPVVLGRVRAIQHSKNDIGTYKKAMGILLHGDAAFAAQGIVYETMGFLHLPAYSTGGTIHVIENNQIGFTTDPRSARSTLYPSDIAKAIEAPIFHVNANDVEAITFIFNLAAEWRAEFHTDVIIDVVGWRKHGHNETDQPAFTQPVMYKRISEQRSVFDVYEEKLLSEGTMTKKEIDEHVKWVWNVFEEAYANGKDYQPNPRELLTVFWENFKTPKELASEILPHNPTNVDAGTLKSVAKAISSWPKDFEVHRNLKRILSNRGKAVTSGEGIDWSTGEALAFGTLLLEGYDVRVSGEDVERGTFSQRHAVVHDQNSFNTYTPLQKLSDKQGDFTICNSSLSEYGCMGFEYGYSLTSPDHFVMWEAQFGDFANTAQVIIDQYIAGAEIKWKQRSGLVLSLPHGYDGQGPEHSSGRLERFLQLGNEDPRFFPSELKSQRQHQDCNIQIAYPTTPANLFHILRRQQHRQFRKPLILFFSKQLLRHPLARSDLSEFTDGGFQWIIEDVELGKSIGTKEEITRLVLITGQVYAALHKKRESLGDKNTAFLKIEQLHPFPFNALRDAFNTYPNLKDIVWCQEEPLNMGAWSYVSPRLTTTLKETDKYANFPFRYVGRNPNGAVAAGSKGLHVAEEEAFLKDVFNEEH is encoded by the coding sequence ATGTTGAGAATACTTAAAGGTTCCCAAAGCTCAGTGCTAAGGAATTCGTTAAGGAACCGTTTTTCTCATACCAATGGGTCGTTTGTGTCGTTAAGATTTAGCGCTTCGAGTGCTCCTGCCCATGACACTTTTCTATCTACAAGCAATGTCGGATATATCGAGGAGATGTATACCGCTTGGCAGAAAGACCCAGAATCTGTTCACGTTTCTTGGAATGCTTACTTTAAGAATATGGGCAATTTGAACATTCCAGCCTCGTCGGCCTTCACCGCTCCTCCAACTTTAATTCCAACTCCTACAGGGCCTGGTGTGAACCCTGTGATGCCTATGGAGGGCGCTGCTTTGAGTGCCAACGTGGACAACAGCGTTTTATTACATTTAAAGGTGCAATTGCTTTGTAGAGCGTACCAGGTGCGAGGCCACCAGAAGGCACATATCGATCCGTTAGGGTTCTCTTTCGGTGACGATAAAAGTAAACCTTTGCCAAGGGAACTAACTTTGGAATACTACGGGTTTACAGAAAAAGATTTGGACCATGAAGTCCAACTAGGACCAGGTATTTTGCCCCGTTTCGCTAGAGATGGAAGAACTACCATGAAGTTAAGAGAAATTATTGCAGCATTGGAGAAGCTTTATTGCTCCAGTTACGGTATTGAATATGTCCACATCCCATCCAAGGAGCAGTGTGAGTGGTTAAGAGAGAGGATTGAAATCCAGAAACCTTATGAATATTCAGTCCAACAGAAAAAGCAGATATTCGATAGATTGACTTGGGCTACCACCTTAGAGGTGTTCTTGGCTGCCAAGTTCCCTAACGTTAAGAGATTCGGTTTAGAAGGTCTTGAAGGTATTGTTCCTGGTATTAAGTCCTTGATCGACCGTTCCGTTGAACTTGGTGTTGAAGACGTCGTCATGGGTATGGCTCACCGTGGTAGATTAAACGTGCTATCCAACGTTGTTCATAAGCCTAACGAGTCCATTTTCTCAGAATTTAAGGGCTCTTTCTCACCAGATGACAGCGAGGGGTCTGGTGATGTGCAGTACCACTTGGGTATGAATTACCAACGCCCAACTGCATCAGGCAAATATGTTAACTTATCTTTGGTTGGTAACCCATCTCATTTGGAATCTCAGGATCCAGTTGTTTTGGGTAGAGTTAGAGCCATCCAGCACTCTAAGAACGATATCGGTACTTACAAAAAGGCTATGGGTATTTTGCTACATGGTGATGCTGCATTTGCTGCTCAGGGTATTGTTTACGAAACCATGGGATTCCTACATTTACCAGCTTACTCAACTGGTGGTACCATCCATGTCATTGAAAACAACCAAATCGGTTTCACCACCGACCCAAGATCAGCTAGATCGACCCTGTATCCATCTGATATTGCCAAGGCAATTGAGGCTCCAATCTTCCATGTTAACGCCAATGATGTGGAAGCTATAACATTCATCTTCAACTTGGCTGCCGAATGGAGAGCTGAGTTCCACACTGATGTTATTATCGACGTTGTCGGTTGGAGAAAACACGGTCACAACGAGACTGACCAACCTGCCTTTACCCAACCAGTTATGTACAAGAGAATTTCTGAGCAAAGATCTGTTTTCGACGTTTATGAAGAGAAGTTGCTTTCTGAAGGTACTATGACAAAGAAAGAAATTGACGAGCATGTGAAATGGGTCTGGAATGTGTTTGAGGAAGCCTATGCTAATGGTAAGGACTACCAACCAAACCCAAGAGAATTGTTGACTGTTTTCTGGGAAAACTTTAAGACACCAAAGGAATTGGCATCCGAGATCTTACCTCACAACCCTACAAACGTTGATGCAGGAACTTTGAAGTCTGTCGCCAAGGCTATTTCAAGCTGGCCAAAGGACTTCGAAGTTCACCGTAACTTGAAGAGAATCTTGAGCAACAGAGGCAAAGCCGTTACCTCTGGTGAAGGTATCGACTGGTCAACCGGTGAGGCCTTGGCTTTCGGTACATTGTTGTTAGAAGGTTATGATGTCAGAGTTTCCGGTGAAGATGTCGAAAGAGGTACATTCTCCCAAAGACATGCAGTCGTTCACGACCAGAATTCCTTCAATACTTATACCCCTCTACAGAAGTTATCGGATAAGCAAGGTGACTTCACTATCTGTAACTCCTCGTTGTCTGAGTACGGGTGTATGGGTTTCGAGTATGGTTACTCCTTGACCTCTCCTGACCATTTCGTTATGTGGGAAGCTCAGTTCGGAGATTTCGCTAACACCGCACAAGTCATTATCGATCAATACATAGCTGGTGCGGAAATAAAATGGAAGCAACGTTCTGGTTTAGTCTTGTCATTGCCCCACGGTTACGATGGACAAGGCCCAGAACATTCCAGTGGTCGTCTAGAAAGATTCTTACAATTGGGTAACGAAGATCCAAGATTCTTCCCAAGTGAATTGAAATCTCAAAGACAGCACCAAGACTGTAACATTCAAATCGCCTACCCAACTACTCCAGCCAACTTGTTCCATATTCTAAGACGTCAACAGCATCGTCAATTCCGTAAACCATTAATTTTGTTCTTCTCCAAACAATTGTTACGTCATCCATTGGCCAGATCTGATCTGTCCGAGTTCACCGACGGCGGCTTCCAATGGATCATTGAAGATGTGGAGCTCGGCAAATCTATTGGAACGAAGGAAGAAATCACCAGATTAGTTCTTATCACCGGTCAAGTTTACGCTGCTCTCCACAAAAAGAGAGAATCGTTGGGTGACAAGAACACGGCTTTCTTGAAGATTGAACAACTACATCCGTTCCCATTCAACGCTTTGCGTGACGCCTTTAACACTTATCCAAACCTAAAGGACATTGTCTGGTGTCAAGAAGAGCCATTGAATATGGGTGCTTGGTCCTACGTTTCTCCACGTTTGACTACTACATTAAAAGAGACAGACAAGTACGCCAACTTCCCATTCCGTTATGTAGGTAGAAATCCAAATGGAGCAGTCGCGGCTGGAAGTAAAGGTCTCCATGTTGCCGAAGAAGAAGCGTTCTTAAAGGACGTCTTTAATGAAGAACATTAA
- a CDS encoding 60S ribosomal protein uL6 (Syntenic homolog of Saccharomyces cerevisiae YNL067W (RBL9B) and Eremothecium cymbalariae Ecym_5402; no homolog in Ashbya gossypii), whose translation MKYIQTEQTLDIPEGVVLNIKSRIVKVTGPRGSLEKNLKHIDVTFNKISDRKLSIVVHNGDKKHVAALRTVKSLVSNMITGVTKGYKYKMRYVYAHFPINVNVVENDGAKFIEIRNYLGDKKVRSVPVREGVSVEFSTNVKDEIVLSGNSIENVSQNAADIQQICRARNKDIRKFLDGIYVSEKGVIDEDA comes from the coding sequence ATGAAGTACATTCAGACTGAGCAAACTCTAGATATCCCTGAAGGTGTTGTTTTGAACATCAAGTCCAGAATCGTTAAGGTTACTGGTCCAAGAGGCTCTTTGGAAAAGAACCTAAAGCACATCGATGTTACTTTCAACAAGATCTCAGACAGAAAGCTCTCCATCGTTGTGCATAACGGTGACAAGAAGCACGTCGCTGCCTTAAGAACTGTCAAGTCTTTGGTCAGCAACATGATCACCGGTGTCACCAAGGGCTACAAGTACAAGATGAGATATGTCTACGCGCATTTCCCAATCAATGTTAACGTTGTCGAAAATGATGGTGCTAAGTTCATTGAAATCAGAAACTACTTGGGTGACAAGAAGGTCAGATCTGTGCCAGTTAGAGAGGGTGTTAGCGTCGAGTTTTCTACCAACGTGAAGGACGAAATCGTGTTGTCCGGTAACTCGATCGAGAACGTCTCCCAGAACGCTGCCGACATTCAACAAATCTGTCGTGCCAGAAACAAGGATATCAGAAAGTTCTTGGATGGTATCTACGTTTCTGAGAAGGGCGTGATTGACGAAGACGCTTAA
- the STH1 gene encoding RSC chromatin remodeling complex ATPase subunit STH1 (Syntenic homolog of Ashbya gossypii AER375C; Syntenic homolog of Saccharomyces cerevisiae YIL126W (STH1)): MNTTPDYPAVDGLKGASLSTQSGKDKQYVDTIAIPNPETSDQLEQLIYRYRAIIHNAEANQTEIDAIEQVFTWVSNEHDRYVERLKQLRDSIKQDTVYDSELLKKQLISLQMLSKDMDIPERLLQDFENVLSSDENTGENSPNIKTIEWSLDFNQYAERLGLKDKFSSIGYHKSSSKLGEYELETTISARIAQRMKELETLPSNLGTYSLDDALDFITKEDVPSSIDNLRIKALIELIALKLLTKQKSLRQKLISNVTSQSHQTILYLRDSQFVMAAQRSINVRTKNIIPQTARLAEELERQQLLEKRKQERNLNRWRVNQIVEYIQQRQQEFSSHRERATQFGRICASIHAQMEKEEQRKLERTAKQRLAALKSNDEEAYLKLLDQTKDTRITHLLRQTNSFLDSLAQAVRVQQNEAKLRRGEEIPPVTDEEREKIDYYEVAHRVKEKVDKQPSMLVGGTLKEYQIRGLEWMVSLYNNHLNGILADEMGLGKTIQSISLITYLYEVKKDRGPYLVIVPLSTITNWTLEFEKWAPTLTTIVYKGTPNQRRSMQYQVRSGDFDVLLTTYEYIIKDRSILSRHEWAHMIIDEGHRMKNAQSKLSYTLTHYYKTRHRLILTGTPLQNNLPELWALLNFVLPKIFNSSKTFDEWFNTPFSNTGGQEKLELTEEEALLVIRRLHKVLRPFLLRRLKKEVEKDLPDKVEKVVKCKLSGLQHQLYEQMLKHNALFVGAGTEGATKGGIKGLNNKIMQLRKICNHPFVFDEVEGVINPTRENGPLLYRVSGKFELLDRILPKFKATGHRVLMFFQMTQVMDIMEDFLRMRNLKYMRLDGGTKAEDRTGMLKLFNSPDSEYFCFLLSTRAGGLGLNLQTADTVIIFDTDWNPHQDLQAQDRAHRIGQKNEVRILRLITTDSVEEVILERAMQKLDIDGKVIQAGKFDNKSTAEEQEAFLRRLLESETIRDDDDQAELDDLELNEILARSEEEKELFDAMDRKRMANELKEAKAKGMKKALPRLITLEELPEVFTEDITRHLQTEPVAVGRIRERKKVYYDDGLTEEQWLQAVDDDNESLEAAIKRKREARERRQRKKMGLDGDGVVDGTPEPSVAADSEPDQTENIEPAESAEPVEPAEPAETVDSTDPVDPPETAEPTVINGKRSRRARRNTAVAASFGEPQVDEEAPKPEEPERKKPKLKLKISLNKTNGEPTDTTSPSSAPTAPSPKKKAKKSTQGQSLLAEVQKLVEELRQQVDPTDGHPRTTIFEKLPSKKDYPDYYQVIPNPIAIDTILKNAKKRVYADLEAVCKDFQTMFENAKFYNQEGSWVYNDATELSNYLKAFFEKL; this comes from the coding sequence ATGAACACAACTCCTGATTATCCTGCGGTGGACGGCTTGAAAGGCGCGTCACTTTCGACACAATCGGGGAAAGATAAACAATATGTTGATACAATTGCTATCCCGAATCCAGAGACGTCTGATCAGCTAGAGCAGTTAATATATAGGTATCGTGCAATTATCCATAATGCTGAAGCCAATCAAACGGAGATTGATGCTATCGAACAAGTGTTCACGTGGGTGAGTAATGAGCATGATAGGTATGTTGAGCGGTTAAAGCAGTTAAGAGATAGTATTAAACAGGATACGGTTTACGATTCTGAGCTGTTGAAGAAGCAGCTTATTTCGTTGCAAATGTTGAGTAAGGATATGGATATTCCCGAGCGTTTGTTACAAGATTTTGAAAATGTTCTGAGTAGCGATGAGAATACCGGTGAGAATTCTCCAAATATTAAAACTATTGAATGGTCTTTGGACTTTAACCAATATGCAGAGCGTCTTGGGCTAAAAGACAAATTTTCATCTATCGGTTACCATAAGAGCTCCTCGAAATTGGGTGAGTACGAGCTTGAGACAACAATATCTGCTAGGATTGCACAGCGTATGAAAGAGTTGGAGACTTTGCCTTCGAATTTGGGAACATACTCATTGGACGATGCTCTTGACTTCATCACCAAGGAAGATGTTCCCTCTAGTATAGACAATTTGAGGATTAAAGCCTTGATAGAATTGATAGCGCTAAAACTGTTAACAAAGCAGAAGTCACTCAGACAGAAACTCATCAGTAACGTCACAAGCCAGTCACATCAAACTATTCTTTATCTTCGTGATTCGCAGTTTGTAATGGCTGCACAGAGATCGATCAATGTTAGAACTAAAAATATTATTCCTCAAACAGCGCGGTTGGCTGAGGAATTAGAGAGGCAGCAGCTATTGGAAAAACGTAAACAGGAGCGTAATTTGAATAGATGGCGAGTAAACCAAATCGTTGAATATATTCAACAGAGACAGCAGGAATTCTCATCTCACAGGGAGCGTGCGACTCAGTTTGGTAGGATATGTGCCTCAATTCATGCTCAGATGGAAAAGGAAGAACAGCGTAAACTAGAAAGAACCGCTAAACAGCGTTTGGCTGCCTTGAAATCGAACGATGAGGAAGCGTACTTGAAGTTGTTAGATCAAACAAAGGATACAAGAATCACCCACTTGTTAAGACAGACTAATTCCTTCTTGGATTCGTTAGCTCAAGCCGTTAGAGTTCAACAAAATGAAGCTAAATTAAGAAGAGGAGAAGAAATCCCACCAGTTACTGATGAAGAGAGAGAGAAAATTGACTACTACGAAGTTGCTCATAGAGTGAAGGAAAAAGTTGATAAACAACCTTCAATGCTGGTTGGGGGCACCCTTAAAGAATATCAAATACGTGGTTTGGAATGGATGGTGTCATTATACAACAATCACTTGAATGGTATTCTTGCAGATGAAATGGGTTTGGGTAAAACAATTCAGTCCATTTCATTAATTACCTATTTGTATGAGGTTAAGAAGGATAGAGGTCCTTATTTGGTGATCGTCCCTCTATCAACGATCACCAATTGGACCTTAGAATTTGAGAAATGGGCACCTACTTTGACTACCATTGTCTATAAGGGTACTCCTAATCAGAGACGGTCCATGCAATACCAAGTTAGAAGTGGTGACTTCGATGTGCTACTAACAACTTATGAATATATCATAAAAGATCGGTCGATTTTATCTAGGCATGAATGGGCTCATATGATTATCGATGAAGGTCATAGAATGAAAAATGCTCAATCAAAGCTATCCTATACATTGACTCATTATTACAAGACAAGGCATAGACTGATTTTGACAGGTACTCCTTTGCAGAACAATTTACCGGAATTGTGGGCATTATTAAATTTCGTTTTACCAAAGATTTTCAATTCCTCTAAAACCTTTGATGAATGGTTTAACACCCCATTCTCTAATACAGGTGGCCAAGAAAAATTAGAATTGACCGAGGAAGAAGCATTGTTGGTGATCCGAAGATTGCATAAGGTTTTGAGACCTTTCCTACTTCGTCGTCTGAAGAAGGAGGTTGAAAAGGATTTGCCGGACAAGGTTGAAAAAGTCGTTAAGTGTAAACTTTCCGGTCTTCAGCATCAATTATACGAACAAATGCTGAAACATAATGCATTATTTGTTGGTGCAGGTACTGAGGGTGCTACCAAAGGAGGTATAAAGGGTTTGAATAATAAAATCATGCAATTGAGGAAAATCTGTAATCATCCGTTTGTTTTCGATGAAGTCGAAGGAGTCATAAATCCAACAAGGGAAAATGGACCCTTGTTATACAGAGTTTCCGGTAAGTTCGAATTATTAGATCGTATCTTGCCCAAATTCAAGGCAACGGGCCATAGGGTGTTAATGTTCTTTCAAATGACGCAGGTTATGGATATCATGGAAGATTTCCTGCGAATGCGGAATTTAAAATACATGAGACTAGATGGTGGCACAAAGGCAGAAGATCGTACAGGTATGCTTAAGCTTTTCAATTCTCCAGACTCAGAATATTTCTGTTTCCTATTGTCCACAAGAGCGGGTGGTTTAGGTTTGAATTTGCAAACAGCGGATACAGTTATTATCTTCGATACTGATTGGAATCCACATCAAGATTTGCAAGCACAAGACAGAGCCCATAGAATTGGTCAGAAAAATGAAGTGAGAATCTTACGGCTTATTACCACAGATTCTGTCGAAGAAGTCATCCTCGAAAGGGCGATGCAAAAGCTTGACATAGATGGGAAAGTCATTCAAGCAGGTAAGTTCGATAACAAATCCACCGCTGAGGAACAGGAAGCCTTTTTGCGAAGACTGTTAGAGAGTGAGACTATAAGAGATGATGATGACCAGGCTGAACTTGATGATTTGGAACTAAATGAAATCCTTGCTCGTTCggaagaagagaaagaatTATTTGACGCTATGGATAGAAAGAGAATGGCAAACGAGCTAAAAGAAGCTAAGGCTAAGGGCATGAAGAAAGCACTGCCTAGGTTAATTACCTTAGAAGAGTTACCTGAAGTTTTTACGGAGGATATTACTCGGCATTTGCAAACAGAACCCGTAGCAGTAGGAAGAATCAGAGAAAGGAAAAAGGTTTACTATGATGATGGCTTAACGGAAGAACAATGGTTACAGGCTGTTGACGATGATAATGAATCTCTAGAAGCAGCAATCAAACGTAAGCGGGAAGCTCGGGAGAGAAGACAAAGAAAGAAGATGGGTCTTGATGGAGATGGTGTGGTTGATGGAACTCCAGAACCCTCTGTCGCAGCAGACTCTGAACCAGATCAAACAGAAAATATTGAGCCGGCTGAATCAGCCGAACCCGTGGAACCCGCTGAACCCGCTGAAACTGTTGATTCTACTGATCCTGTTGATCCCCCAGAAACTGCCGAACCTACCGTTATCAATGGGAAACGTTCTCGCAGAGCACGGAGGAATACGGCTGTCGCCGCTTCTTTTGGTGAACCGCaagttgatgaagaagctCCGAAGCCTGAAGAGCCGGAGAGAAAGAAGCCAAAGCTCAAATTAAAGATTAGTCTAAATAAGACCAACGGTGAGCCCACTGATACTACCTCTCCTTCTTCCGCGCCTACTGCGCCTTCACCAAAAAAGAAAGCCAAGAAGAGTACACAGGGACAAAGTCTATTGGCTGAAGTTCAGAAGCTGGTTGAAGAATTGAGACAGCAAGTCGACCCCACCGATGGCCATCCTCGAACCACTATTTTTGAGAAATTACCCTCTAAAAAAGACTATCCCGATTATTACCAAGTCATCCCCAACCCAATTGCCATTGATACTATTCTCAAGAACGCCAAGAAACGTGTTTACGCTGATCTTGAGGCTGTCTGTAAAGACTTCCAAACGATGTTCGAGAATGCTAAGTTCTACAATCAAGAGGGATCTTGGGTTTACAATGACGCCACTGAACTAAGCAACTACTTAAAGGCTTTCTTTGAAAAATTATAG
- the RRT14 gene encoding Rrt14p (Syntenic homolog of Ashbya gossypii AER376W; Syntenic homolog of Saccharomyces cerevisiae YIL127C (RRT14)), translating into MYPSSSKAQATSAVNNLLESIFPGVGKVTNKKNNRKLKSNTQLIDRNLRRRVEIEERDTDRIKKKAKKQSKDKLRKVKRATEELVQKAKLANLKKHQQEGDLSAKEKKYLNSLIKRNISRLKGWQDEEAAEDLSELQAQVLEMMTGDEKNRRAKMRNQKKFKLKEKKAQANVDHRYPGLTPGLAPVGLSDEESSEEVSDDED; encoded by the coding sequence ATGTATCCGTCATCTTCAAAGGCTCAGGCAACAAGTGCTGTAAATAATTTACTGGAATCTATTTTTCCAGGGGTTGGTAAGGTGACGAATAAGAAGAATAATCGTAAATTAAAGTCTAATACGCAGTTAATTGATCGAAACTTGAGAAGGAGAGTAGAAATAGAGGAGAGGGATACTGATAGGatcaagaagaaggctAAGAAACAATCGAAAGATAAGTTACGGAAGGTTAAGCGAGCAACTGAAGAGTTAGTGCAGAAAGCGAAACTGGCTAACCTGAAAAAGCATCAGCAGGAAGGTGATCTTTCTGCCAAGGAGAAGAAGTATCTGAATTCACTTATCAAACGTAATATCAGTAGGTTAAAAGGATGGCAAGACGAGGAAGCAGCGGAGGACCTGTCTGAGCTTCAAGCGCAGGTGCTGGAGATGATGACTGGAGATGAGAAGAACAGACGAGCCAAGATGAGGAACCAAAAGAAGTTCAAATTGAAGGAGAAGAAAGCACAGGCGAATGTGGATCATAGATATCCAGGACTAACGCCAGGGCTAGCGCCAGTTGGTCTGAGTGACGAAGAGTCGTCTGAGGAGGTTTCCGACGATGAGGATTGA